From the genome of Acropora palmata chromosome 4, jaAcrPala1.3, whole genome shotgun sequence, one region includes:
- the LOC141879649 gene encoding uncharacterized protein LOC141879649 — translation MASLRAALSFVESAVNTHKVVVFSKTTCPFSILAKKILTEAGVQDMKVFEIERREDAPEIQEALHNITGRRTVPNVFIKGKSIGGGSETAELYQSGKLRETLQEQGIIK, via the exons ATGGCGTCACTCCGTGCAGCTCTTTCATTCGTAGAATCTGCCGTTAACACACATAAAGTTGTAGTATTTTCCAAGACGACTTGTCCCTTTTCTATTCTGGCCAAGAAGATTTTGACAGAAGCAGGCGTGCAGGATATGAAAGTTTTCGAAATTGAACGTAGAGAAGACGCTCCGGAAATTCAG GAAGCCCTACATAATATAACAGGAAGAAGAACAGTGCCAAATGTCTTCATCAAAGGAAAGAGTATTGGTGGAGGATCAGAAACTGCTGAACTGTACCAATCAGGAAAATTGAGAGAAACGTTACAAGAACAAGGGATTATCAAATGA